In Candidatus Margulisiibacteriota bacterium, a genomic segment contains:
- a CDS encoding response regulator, which yields MKTKIIMLVEDNHDDEELTIRALNKNKIASEIIVARDGAEALSYFEKAKADNLEFPKVILLDLKLPKIDGLEVLRHIREDDSTKLIPVVILTSSNEEKDIVECYNLKANSYIRKPVDFSQFVETIRQLGVYWVLLNEVPSNKKP from the coding sequence ATGAAAACTAAGATAATCATGTTAGTAGAGGATAATCATGATGATGAGGAATTGACAATACGCGCGCTTAATAAAAACAAAATTGCTAGTGAAATTATTGTAGCTCGTGACGGAGCAGAGGCGCTAAGCTATTTCGAAAAGGCTAAAGCTGATAACCTGGAGTTTCCTAAAGTTATCCTTTTGGACCTTAAGCTGCCTAAAATTGATGGCTTGGAAGTATTGAGACATATAAGAGAAGATGATAGTACAAAGTTAATTCCTGTAGTTATTCTAACCTCCTCTAATGAGGAGAAAGATATTGTAGAATGTTATAACCTTAAAGCAAACAGCTACATCCGTAAACCGGTAGATTTTTCGCAATTTGTGGAGACGATTCGACAGCTCGGTGTTTATTGGGTATTACTTAACGAAGTTCCTTCAAACAAGAAGCCTTAG